From a single Methanofollis sp. W23 genomic region:
- a CDS encoding DUF4430 domain-containing protein: protein MISSSGVSSREGNDGIVWEEVALGPGTFTVTSENRTKYEVEERTALGALNASNATYVLDDMWYEQYGTLFISSINAFEGEGLAGWVYHVNDETPEIGANIYAVEEGDEVVFYYSKSMSAEPEDSAEAIYLKVVFENGASGGYERIVAAKGPENLKEIQDHS, encoded by the coding sequence GGGGTATCCAGCAGAGAAGGGAATGACGGGATCGTCTGGGAGGAGGTGGCGCTCGGGCCGGGCACCTTCACCGTGACCTCCGAGAACAGGACCAAGTACGAGGTGGAGGAGCGCACTGCTCTTGGTGCCCTCAATGCTTCGAATGCCACCTATGTCCTTGACGATATGTGGTATGAGCAGTACGGCACACTGTTCATCTCGTCCATCAACGCCTTCGAGGGCGAGGGACTGGCCGGATGGGTCTACCACGTCAACGACGAGACGCCGGAGATCGGCGCCAACATCTATGCTGTGGAGGAGGGCGATGAAGTCGTCTTCTACTACAGTAAAAGCATGTCGGCAGAGCCCGAAGACTCGGCTGAGGCGATCTACCTGAAGGTCGTCTTTGAAAATGGTGCCTCCGGTGGCTACGAGAGGATCGTCGCCGCGAAGGGTCCTGAGAACCTCAAGGAGATACAGGATCACTCTTAA
- a CDS encoding PQQ-binding-like beta-propeller repeat protein — protein sequence MAHFPCTGMICILLIVLAAPVAADYPMFGADEARTGAITTSGPLTNATLWVEETAEYADGSPAVHDGKVFVPTWPDMVFDDNGLTGLVCYDAATGEELWTNELGGAAVGSVSGTAVMDGKIYLGGTDGKLYCIDEETGATLWSSEKIDETGYFGLSSSPLVYDGKVYTLSASDGVLHEFDLDGTETWSFTTGGAAGYFVSPAAADRKVYCSNMTALFCIDPSTQGEIWNTSVSDVLLSTPTAGENAIFCAGAINTYAFDRETGDERWNVSLAGTSSSPAVDASHLYVGAKDGLHCLDTITGAERWTFPSAQITVSPVVADGTVYFATNEETGTVYAVNTTTGDEVWSYTLEAPGDNTFASFYASSPAVSEGVLYLGAENNHLYAFGEGSPHPEIIFDGTVSLTDATFTFIPSNNASASYEVNHTTDLGALGDAADLGEFTFKASDSWYDSYSSFSLESIDGIANEDWTNPDARSWSIFINNQSAPMGLGRNSLDDGDLLEFFYCPVNETTYAPLTDEADAVVRIRVSMTEATLSALTLTDGNRGGSVRADVTASAVNEGRYVIVVSGTDENGESLAGTGTVYLNTGESIGVPVLVTVPLQAKTGTYTLHAGIYQIEEYPQRCLFMSEGVECAIT from the coding sequence ATGGCACACTTTCCTTGTACAGGGATGATATGCATCCTTCTGATCGTTCTTGCCGCTCCTGTTGCGGCCGACTACCCGATGTTTGGCGCGGACGAAGCGCGGACCGGGGCCATTACAACAAGTGGTCCCCTGACCAATGCCACCCTCTGGGTGGAAGAGACTGCAGAGTACGCCGATGGGTCTCCGGCAGTCCATGACGGCAAGGTCTTTGTCCCGACCTGGCCGGACATGGTCTTCGACGACAACGGACTTACAGGACTGGTCTGCTATGACGCCGCCACCGGTGAAGAACTCTGGACCAATGAACTCGGGGGCGCGGCCGTCGGGTCGGTCTCGGGCACCGCCGTCATGGATGGGAAGATCTATCTTGGCGGGACCGACGGCAAGCTCTACTGCATCGACGAAGAGACCGGGGCAACTCTCTGGTCAAGCGAGAAGATCGACGAGACCGGATACTTCGGGCTTTCCTCGTCTCCACTCGTATACGATGGAAAAGTGTACACTCTTTCAGCCTCTGACGGCGTACTCCACGAATTCGACCTTGACGGCACCGAGACATGGTCGTTTACGACCGGCGGCGCGGCAGGATATTTCGTCTCACCTGCGGCGGCCGACAGGAAGGTCTACTGCTCGAACATGACCGCCCTCTTCTGTATCGACCCCTCGACGCAGGGCGAGATCTGGAACACCAGCGTCAGTGACGTCCTCCTCTCGACACCGACCGCGGGCGAGAACGCGATCTTCTGCGCCGGGGCCATCAACACCTATGCCTTCGACCGCGAGACCGGCGACGAACGCTGGAATGTATCTCTCGCCGGCACCTCATCTTCCCCTGCAGTTGACGCCAGCCACCTCTATGTCGGCGCAAAAGATGGCCTCCACTGCCTGGACACCATCACCGGTGCAGAGCGCTGGACCTTCCCCTCCGCCCAGATCACCGTCTCGCCGGTGGTCGCAGACGGGACGGTTTACTTCGCGACAAATGAAGAAACAGGGACTGTGTATGCGGTGAACACCACCACAGGCGACGAAGTATGGTCATACACCCTAGAAGCACCTGGAGACAACACCTTTGCTTCATTCTACGCCTCATCACCTGCAGTCTCAGAGGGTGTCCTGTACCTCGGGGCCGAGAACAACCACCTCTACGCCTTCGGCGAAGGGTCACCCCATCCTGAGATCATCTTCGACGGCACGGTCAGTCTCACCGACGCCACCTTCACTTTTATCCCGTCGAACAACGCTTCTGCGTCCTATGAAGTCAACCACACCACCGACCTCGGCGCCCTCGGCGACGCCGCTGACCTTGGAGAATTCACCTTCAAGGCAAGCGACTCATGGTACGATTCATACAGTTCCTTCAGCCTCGAATCGATCGACGGCATTGCCAACGAGGACTGGACCAACCCTGACGCACGGTCCTGGTCCATCTTCATCAACAACCAATCGGCACCCATGGGCCTTGGCAGAAACTCCCTTGACGACGGCGACCTCCTTGAGTTCTTCTACTGCCCTGTCAACGAGACGACCTATGCTCCCCTCACCGACGAGGCCGACGCCGTCGTCAGGATCCGTGTGAGCATGACTGAGGCCACACTCTCCGCACTCACCCTCACCGACGGGAACCGCGGCGGGAGCGTCCGCGCCGATGTCACGGCCTCTGCCGTGAACGAAGGGCGGTATGTCATCGTGGTGAGCGGGACCGATGAGAATGGTGAGTCCCTTGCAGGTACAGGCACCGTCTATCTCAATACCGGCGAGAGTATCGGGGTCCCGGTCCTCGTCACCGTGCCCCTCCAGGCAAAAACCGGCACTTACACGCTCCATGCAGGCATCTACCAGATCGAAGAGTATCCCCAGCGCTGTCTCTTCATGAGCGAGGGAGTGGAATGCGCCATCACATGA
- a CDS encoding DUF4430 domain-containing protein yields the protein MKWTLSLLFLLVLAAPAAALTMDVAGSSPGSAVTVTLDTEANVTFQMNSGTPYYAHGTTVKFVPHLTGTLTVTAEAKGQSVEKNVKITSGGTNDGGGDLDDDSGPWKTVTLGPGTFNVTTENGEVYSVKQRTALGALDASGADYVLDDKWYEEYGTLYLKSVNGREGEGLAGWVYQVNEKSPSVGANSYSVKKGDKVIFYYSESMSAEPEDSTGAIYLKVAFGTTTSNGGDGGEGSETIQERLAPAEDPAISLNLPQGVTLTFGAGGARISVRQDAGGDGEEVIVRGDRVILIRPGLLLTVLTGDMKAADNSSTARIKSVTAELMPAAAGLNGTAGTAGKIILSLAGIPAEGVITTDFSDLMSPDMTESLTDLAATEGRSLLGIAYVMDVNKTNLRNGEDILGATVRMEVDPAWVKEHGGAGAVRIAHLTDDGTVELLETRMVQESEKVLTFEAESQNGLSSFVPLALGDKKETPPDLVTPLPPEAEGGTTPPTTPSQQTPLWALTPFSALLIVGATHLIKRNEEKK from the coding sequence ATGAAGTGGACCCTCTCCCTCCTCTTTCTCCTCGTGCTCGCAGCGCCGGCAGCGGCGCTCACCATGGATGTCGCCGGGTCGTCCCCAGGTTCGGCCGTGACCGTCACCCTCGACACCGAGGCAAACGTGACCTTCCAGATGAACAGTGGGACACCATACTACGCCCATGGGACGACGGTGAAGTTTGTCCCGCACCTCACCGGCACACTCACGGTCACTGCAGAGGCAAAGGGCCAGAGCGTCGAAAAGAATGTCAAGATCACCTCTGGGGGCACCAATGACGGAGGAGGAGACCTCGATGACGATTCAGGACCATGGAAGACCGTCACCCTCGGTCCAGGCACCTTCAACGTAACCACCGAGAACGGTGAGGTCTATTCTGTGAAGCAACGGACCGCCCTCGGTGCCCTGGATGCCTCAGGCGCTGATTATGTCCTCGACGACAAGTGGTACGAGGAGTACGGCACGCTGTACCTCAAGTCAGTCAATGGTCGTGAAGGCGAGGGACTGGCCGGATGGGTCTATCAGGTCAACGAAAAGTCGCCGTCGGTCGGCGCCAACTCCTATAGCGTGAAGAAAGGCGACAAAGTCATCTTCTACTACAGCGAGAGCATGTCGGCAGAACCCGAAGACTCGACCGGGGCGATCTACCTCAAGGTCGCCTTCGGCACCACCACTTCAAATGGGGGCGACGGCGGCGAGGGGTCGGAGACCATACAGGAACGCCTTGCGCCGGCCGAAGATCCCGCCATCTCCCTCAACCTCCCTCAGGGCGTGACCCTGACCTTTGGTGCAGGAGGCGCGCGGATCTCGGTCCGCCAGGACGCAGGCGGCGACGGGGAGGAGGTGATCGTCAGGGGCGATCGGGTCATTCTCATACGTCCAGGGCTCCTGCTCACTGTCCTGACCGGTGATATGAAGGCAGCAGACAACTCCTCGACTGCCCGGATAAAGAGCGTCACCGCCGAACTGATGCCTGCCGCGGCAGGACTCAACGGGACGGCCGGGACCGCAGGAAAGATCATCCTCTCTCTTGCCGGGATCCCGGCCGAAGGAGTCATCACGACAGATTTCAGCGACCTGATGTCTCCCGACATGACAGAATCCCTCACAGATCTCGCCGCCACAGAGGGACGGTCCCTCCTGGGCATCGCCTATGTGATGGACGTGAACAAGACCAACCTCAGGAACGGCGAAGACATCCTCGGTGCGACCGTCAGGATGGAGGTCGACCCTGCCTGGGTGAAAGAGCATGGTGGCGCCGGGGCCGTCAGGATCGCACACCTCACCGACGACGGGACAGTAGAACTCCTCGAGACCAGAATGGTTCAGGAGAGCGAAAAAGTTCTCACCTTCGAGGCGGAGTCCCAGAACGGCCTCTCTTCATTTGTCCCCCTCGCCCTTGGAGACAAAAAAGAGACTCCACCAGACCTGGTGACACCACTGCCGCCAGAGGCAGAGGGCGGCACGACCCCACCGACGACCCCCTCACAGCAGACGCCCTTATGGGCCCTGACACCATTTTCAGCACTCTTAATCGTGGGTGCTACACATCTGATAAAAAGAAACGAGGAAAAAAAATGA